The following proteins are co-located in the Mus caroli chromosome 7, CAROLI_EIJ_v1.1, whole genome shotgun sequence genome:
- the LOC110299251 gene encoding olfactory receptor 51V1-like, with amino-acid sequence MTALSVTNYTSSSFALTGFPGLEIYYFWLSVPFFIIYVTVFLGNCMVLHVIRTELSLHQPMFYFLAMLALTDLCMGLSTVHTVMGILWGFLQEISLDACIAQSYFIHGLSFMESSVLLAMSFDRYIAICNPLRYSSILTNDRILKIGVAILCRSSMLIPPVIIRLKFLNYCRPHFLSHSFCLHQDLIRMACGDIRFNSIYGLALVISNLLVDSVLILMSYIMILYTVLSIASREERIKSLQTCVSHISAVLVFYIPIIGLTMVHRFGKHLSPLVHVLMGNVYILFPPLMNPIIYSIKTQQIRVRIQRLFLKGT; translated from the coding sequence ATGACTGCTCTCTCTGTCACAAACTACACTAGTTCCAGCTTTGCTCTGACTGGTTTCCCTGGTTTAGAAATTTATTACTTCTGGCTATCTGTCCCATTCTTTATAATCTATGTGACAGTGTTCCTGGGAAATTGTATGGTACTTCATGTGATTCGGACTGAGCTGAGCCTACACCAGCCCATGTTCTATTTCCTGGCCATGTTAGCCCTCACAGACCTATGCATGGGGCTGTCCACTGTGCACACAGTAATGGGTATCCTTTGGGGCTTCCTTCAAGAGATCAGCCTTGATGCCTGCATTGCACAGTCTTACTTCATTCACGGCTTGTCCTTCATGGAGTCCTCTGTCCTCCTCGCCATGTCCTTTGACCGCTACATTGCCATTTGCAACCCTCTACGCTATTCCTCCATCCTAACCAATGACAGAATCCTGAAAATCGGAGTGGCCATCTTATGTAGGAGTTCTATGCTCATTCCTCCAGTTATTATCCGCCTGAAGTTCTTAAATTACTGCCGGCCTCATTTCCTCTCCCACTCTTTCTGCCTGCATCAAGACTTAATTAGAATGGCTTGTGGAGATATCCGTTTCAATAGCATCTATGGTCTAGCTCTGGTGATCAGCAACTTGTTGGTGGATTCAGTGCTAATATTAATGTCATATATTATGATCCTGTACACAGTTCTGTCTATTGCATCCAGGGAGGAGAGAATCAAGTCTTTGCAAACGTGTGTATCTCACATCTctgctgttttggttttctaCATCCCCATCATTGGTCTGACCATGGTTCACCGCTTTGGGAAGCATCTCTCACCATTGGTTCATGTCCTCATGGGCAATGTCTACATCCTTTTCCCACCTTTGATGAACCCCATTATATACAGTATCAAGACTCAACAGATACGAGTGAGAATTCAGAGATTGTTCTTGAAGGGAACCTAA